From a region of the Tenggerimyces flavus genome:
- a CDS encoding DUF2277 domain-containing protein: MCRNITVLRGLEPSATPQEVQAAATQYVRKVSGVATVTDSTREAFDEAVAAVTEATTKLLASLPPRRNPPTTVPPLRRPEVQARIAARSALRRP, encoded by the coding sequence ATGTGCCGGAACATCACCGTGCTTCGTGGCCTCGAGCCGTCGGCGACGCCTCAGGAGGTCCAGGCCGCCGCGACGCAGTACGTGCGGAAGGTCAGCGGGGTGGCGACCGTGACCGACTCGACGCGTGAGGCGTTCGACGAGGCGGTCGCCGCGGTCACCGAGGCGACGACCAAGCTGCTCGCCTCGCTGCCTCCGCGCCGCAACCCGCCGACCACGGTGCCGCCGCTGCGCCGGCCCGAGGTCCAGGCCCGCATCGCCGCCCGTTCCGCCCTGCGCCGTCCCTAG
- a CDS encoding ABC transporter permease, translating into MSSTTFVTDTATVFNRELKPVLRDPFSVIFTMVQPLFFLALFTPLLPDGIAGASALQWFVPGIVVMSCLFGTSATGSNLLFEMMTGAHERMLVSPLRRSSLIVGRALKEIVPMFVQALIIVLVTLPFGFRANPFGVLIGLVMLAVFCVGLGALSYTLALAAKNQEWLFWAVQQTLLFPLLLLAGMMLPIDNGPGWLQTMSRFNPLTYVVNAERALFNGLFDASTIGAGALAAGAIAVLGLAVGMRAMRKSN; encoded by the coding sequence ATGAGCAGTACGACGTTCGTCACCGACACCGCGACCGTCTTCAACCGCGAGCTGAAGCCGGTGCTGCGCGACCCGTTCTCGGTCATCTTCACGATGGTGCAGCCGCTGTTCTTCCTTGCCCTGTTCACTCCCCTGCTTCCGGACGGGATCGCCGGGGCGAGCGCGCTGCAGTGGTTCGTGCCCGGCATCGTGGTGATGTCGTGCCTGTTCGGAACGTCCGCGACCGGCTCCAACCTGCTCTTCGAGATGATGACCGGCGCGCACGAACGGATGCTCGTCTCGCCACTGCGCAGGTCGTCGCTGATCGTCGGGCGGGCGCTCAAGGAGATCGTGCCGATGTTCGTGCAGGCACTGATCATCGTGCTCGTGACGCTGCCGTTCGGGTTCCGCGCTAACCCGTTCGGCGTGCTGATCGGGCTGGTCATGCTCGCGGTGTTCTGCGTCGGCCTCGGCGCGTTGTCGTACACGCTGGCGCTCGCGGCGAAGAACCAGGAGTGGCTGTTCTGGGCCGTGCAGCAGACGCTGCTGTTCCCGTTGTTGCTGCTGGCGGGGATGATGCTGCCGATCGACAACGGTCCGGGCTGGCTGCAGACGATGTCGAGGTTCAACCCGTTGACGTACGTCGTGAACGCCGAACGCGCCTTGTTCAACGGCTTGTTCGACGCCTCGACGATCGGTGCGGGTGCACTCGCGGCGGGCGCGATCGCGGTGCTCGGCCTGGCGGTCGGCATGCGGGCGATGCGTAAGAGCAACTGA